TTTCGATGTGAGGAACACAGATGCCCTATCTGATTGCCGACACCTTGCCAAAGGAAAGCGCGGGCACCCGCTTCCGGGCGCTTTTGAACCGCCCGGAGATCCTCAGACTTCCCGGCGCCCATAACGGACATGCCGCCTTGCAGGCCCGCGCGGCGGGCTTCGAGGGGGTGTATCTTTCGGGCGCGGCGATGAGCGCCTCCATGGGGCTGCCCGATCTCGGCATCCTCACCATCGAAGACGTCGCCTTCTTCATCCGCCAGATCGTCCGCTCCGCCGGCTTGCCGCTGCTGGTCGATGGCGATACCGGCTATGGCGAAGCGCTCAACGTCATGCACATGGTCCGCACCTTTGAAGAGGCCGGCGCCGGGGCGGTCCACCTGGAGGACCAACTCCTTCCCAAGAAATGCGGGCACCTCAACGACAAGAAACTGGCCAAAGCCGACGACATGGCGGCCAAAGTGGCGGCGGCCAGGAAAGCCGCCCGCGACATCGTGATCATCGCCCGCACCGACGCGGCCGCCAGCGAGGGGCTGGAGGGCGCGATCGCCCGCGCCAGATTATACGTGGAAGCCGGCGCCGACGCGATTTTCCCCGAGGCGCTCAATACGCAAGAGATGTTCCGGGCCTTCGCCGAGCGGATGCCCGGCGTTCCCCTGTTGGCCAATATGACCGAATTCGGCAAGACGCCCTTTTTCACCGCCACCGAATTCGCCGAGATGGGCTATGCCATGGTCATCTGGCCGGTCTCTTCCCTGCGCGTCGCCAACAAGGCGCAGGCCGAGCTTTACGCCGCCATCGCCCGGGATGGGGGGGCCCACCGCATGGTCGAGCGCATGCAGACCCGTGCGGAGCTTTACGCCACCATCGGCCTGCATGATTACGAGGCGCTCGACGCCTCAATCGTCCAGACGCTGATCCCGCAAGGCTCTCCCCACCGCTGATCCCGTCCATCCTCCGGTCCGGCCATCCCGTTCCCCAACAGGGGCGGGCATGGCCGGCCGTCCTCCCCGGCCCCTCCCCGC
The DNA window shown above is from Rhodospirillum rubrum ATCC 11170 and carries:
- the prpB gene encoding methylisocitrate lyase; protein product: MPYLIADTLPKESAGTRFRALLNRPEILRLPGAHNGHAALQARAAGFEGVYLSGAAMSASMGLPDLGILTIEDVAFFIRQIVRSAGLPLLVDGDTGYGEALNVMHMVRTFEEAGAGAVHLEDQLLPKKCGHLNDKKLAKADDMAAKVAAARKAARDIVIIARTDAAASEGLEGAIARARLYVEAGADAIFPEALNTQEMFRAFAERMPGVPLLANMTEFGKTPFFTATEFAEMGYAMVIWPVSSLRVANKAQAELYAAIARDGGAHRMVERMQTRAELYATIGLHDYEALDASIVQTLIPQGSPHR